The Ziziphus jujuba cultivar Dongzao chromosome 3, ASM3175591v1 region acGACGCGTACTTCGCAACGATGACTCTGTCAACACTGAAttccatcccaaaaaaaaaagtcaaaatttaacTCTTCTCAGTCAATGGCGGTCAAACCCTGCCAATCTCGGTCAatgcgaaaaaaaaaattccgatgtactttgggatggggtatTACTTTAAATGTTtgttatgtatttaatataCTTATTTCAAAGATTTAATAAACATTGTATCTTGGTTTAAGTATAGTGATAAACAACCTTAGTAGAGTAATTCTAGTATAATATAGTATTAATCTACTACGATTGTGTAACCTTATATAGGGTATTACTCTACTAGTAGAGTAATATTCTACTAACATTAGAGTATTACTATGCTGTAATAGTGTTATATTCAACTATTAAATGTTtgttatgtatttaatatatttagttcaaataaattatgtttaattgatatattatgcACTGTAAGTATAATTAAAGCCTATATTATGATTTGGTACAGTGGAGAATTGATTAGCTTTGGAaacagttattttttttttcttttcttaatggAGTTAAAATAAGGGCTTTATTGGTTTGTTTCTCCTTTAATTGTAATGAACAAATTGCTTAAACATGATGTGtacaatataaaattgaaattcttgTACAATTGTCATGTATTGAGATGAGATCCCTATGCAAAAAGTAAACTTTGGTGAATTTCATAAAATCGTTATTTATATTTGCTATATGTCGTCCCCACTGTTActcagcaaaagaaaaaagcaaaacaattgCTGCCATTGATGCAAAATCCCAAAAATTGTTTCATAACATTGGAAATTTACATCATtgaaaaaacagaagaagaaaatttatggTATGTGACAAACTATAATtcagttttttttatatttttaatcaaaccCATTGCTCTTTTTTTCATGTGGTATAAAAACTTGTGGATAGGATCAACAAGACGGAGATTTTCAAACAATactgttgttttttattttctgcttATTCCTAAGCTCATCAAATTCTCAACAATTGGTTTGTTAGCATCTTTTTTAGTCTTATAGAGACATGAAGAAATTTATGGGTTTTCTTTCACTAACAGTttcttcttcatatatatatatatactcacacacacacatacacaagtATATTATGATACTCTTTGGcaaaatctcataatatctATTAATACCCAACTATAATCGGTTAacttcttaaataaaaaaataaaaaaataaaaaaactataatcgATTAATAATATCGAAAATTTTGACGGTTTTACTTTAacaaaagtatatttatttttttcttgtctaTTCATTTCTGTTTTTTGGACTTGACACAGAGTGTAAAACCAATTGAGAATGCAGTACACATATAATCTGCTGTATATACAAAAGCTATCCGAGAATTTGATGGCAAGAaacattagtttttatttttattttttgttttatttatttattggtaaattgaAAGAGACTAGTcgatgagaagaaaaagatgatgaTAGTGGAAAATGTGGAAAATTTGGAGAAACAGGAAATTattgtgttttaattattttctataaaaggATATATTGGTGTTTTTGCACTCATAAGAAAgttaaatatctttattttcaGAAAGTGTTgttctatttaattaatttttaatatttcaaaaatatcctttgttaaaaatcataaatactattaaacatataaataaaataaaaataaattgctacATACACTACAAtagacttttttttaataacaaataaataaatattaaaaatggagATAATGGAATTTAGAGAACAAGatgaaaaaatcaacaaaaaataattggCAAATCATCACTTTCTATGCTAAAAGTGTAAGTATTTagcttttgtttattatttatttgttttctttgtattttttataatctGATTATTATCtttgtttaattttcattttatcagTTCTtgcaatcaattttttttgttgtgtaCACTCTAAAGTTATTCGGTATATGTACCTTGAATGGCTTTATCATGTCTGAATTCTGTATACTAgagaaaataattgtttaaatgaATTGTAATGATGTCCAGTACATATAATCCAAATGAATTAAACATTTTCGGGTTACATATACCAAACTACTTCAGTTATATCCGAATTATATAATATGGATGAAAACATAAAGATACGTAAAGTCATTTGGTATATATAACCTGGATGAATTGTATCCATCTGAGTTACATATACTAGACTATGCAGTCATATCTGGGTTATGTAATCTGAATGGAATGAAGCTGCTTAATATACATAGCCCAGACGTATTATATTTGTCGGATTACATATACCAACTATGCAATTATATCCAGATTATGTAATCCGTATGTAAATGCATATGTCCAGGTTATGTATACTGGATTAAaacaagagaaggaaaaaactaaaagaaaaaagaaaaaaaaaaggaaaagaaagaaatacctTTTGTAGAAGAAATTATCCGAGAAGGAttatagaaaaagaagaaaaagaaagtagaagaATCCAGAAAACTGACCAATGAGAAACAAGCTGATGAGTGAATATGATTGTAGGCTTAAACTTTCTTGACTTCTAcatatagaaagaaatattagtAAGAATTATTGAAGATAACAATGATTTGATAATTTGGGAATTAGGGTTGTAGTGTAATGTATGGATTTAATATAAAAGGGAATTACGAGTACTAAATGTAGTGTACGCATTGAATTATATTTAAGACTAAGTTAagtataaatagtaaaaataaaaataaaaattagtgttTTAGAATATAGTGTGGGTATCAAAATTTGAAGCTTGAATAGAACTACCAGAAGGTTCAAACTATATCATCAACTATCACCAAAACTCCATTATTACATATGGTCAACTTCAAAACTACCATATCTAAAGTAAATCGTCCAAACCACACAAAATCACCAAAACAATACAAAATCAACAAAACCCACTGAACCAAATTGTCGGCTGGGAAGAGAAACTGGAGGTGAAGGAGCTTtgttgtagagagagagagagagagagagagagagagagagagaggcggTGAGTGGTGATTGCCAATGGTGGTGGGTGGTGGCGGAAACACATggtgagaaagagaaagaaacatgaatactgaatttttatttttaaataactttAATTTATAATGGCCCAAGGTTAAATGGTAAAATAggattaaaaaagttgattaaaACTATAAGATTTTCAAAACCTCGCTAAATTTCAATCTTACCTtcgaaaaatgaaaaatgttatttgtgtGAGTGATCACTCGTGCGACATACATGCCAAATGATAATTTAAGTGATTAGGGTTAAACGatttacatttaaaattttaaaatagaagataataaaattaaatacctaattaaaatttgatatataaaataatgatcaTCACTGATAACGACAAACAGTAAGAATCTTGAAAAATTGGTTATAGCATGTAGAATTtccctttcatttttattataatacaaATAACCGTAAGAAGATTGAGTTTTGCTCGCGCTTAGAACACAAGTAATCTATAATGTATGCTATTTGTCATGTATACAGTTCTAGCTTATATTCACAAGAAGAACTTTTTGAAGTTCAAACTGAAATACCAACAGGAATTGCATTTGACAGAAAGCTAGGCTAGAGAGTTGTACCAACTAATTAGCAACTAACCAGAGAATAAAATATTGCGATTAATTGAAAACAGTTTCCTTGTTTCGAAAACAATGTTCTTTAACAACTtgctatttttaaaataaaaaattaggttTTTAATTCATGCCTAAAAGgaaccaataatatatatatatatatatatatatataaaaggaaccGATTAATTTGCTTCTTGAGATGAACAGATTCACATAAAGACTTCACAAATTTTCCGCTATTACAAATTGTATTAGGAATTCAATTTCTTGAATACAGTATTTAATTTGCCTAAATCgtttttgaattatatatatttatatatatatatatatataatgaaattctaTGATGCAGACATGTACATCTTGTTATGGTGCGGAGTTCTTAAAAATGACAGTTTATTCAAAAACCATTATCTTTGTATATAGTATTAACAACGGTTTTGAAAAAATCGTCgtttttatatatagtattgacaatggttttttcaaaaactgtGATCCTCACAAAGATCCGAACCATAGAAGACctctatatatgtgtatatataataaggTATATCTCTCCTACAAAGTAATCATGACCAAAGGAGTAAGGCAGAGAGGAGTACTTCATAAGTTATGCCTCATTAATTATTAGTCATAAAGCAGCAGGAAAAAGCTACAGGGAAAGGCTACAAATTAGAACCAGCTTCAAATGTTTAGCTGATTATCATTGTCGTTACAGAATTCATAAACTCCGAACTACCCTTTTAAATGCTAATGCTAAAACAAATATGAACTACAACATGAAAATCTGTTGCCCAAATGATCTTAATTTAAGGGTAAGGGAGGGTGGCAATGTGGTTATGTGCCACAGTTCCAATCCACAGTTTCCCTTTCACTTCTCTAACTTCACTCACCAGTTTCATCACCACACCTTTCCTATCCTCCAAGACTTCTAAAATCTCTCCCTTCTCATCGAACAGCGAGATTACAGTGTACATTTTCATCCCCATTAGTCTTGCTAATAAGCTCATTCGGATTGGCAGTCGAAAGTAGATACTCTTTATCCATGGATTGTGAGAAAGAACTTCTTGTGCTGCAGTCCTGCAACAATCTATAGCAACCCAGAACTGGCCTTTCTCATTTATTCTTACGTTGTCTGGAAAACCTGGCAGGTCAGCAACACGTTCGACAAGTCCAGTTTTTGGACCTTCAAGCCAGTACTTCATTAGCCTGCAATTAACACCATGAATTTCAAATGACTTGTAAGAACCAGTATAATTTATTTGACACACATTCTGGACTAGACTAGAAGAATAGTTGGTTTTGATGATTTTTAATGTGTTAATCTAGATAGACCTGGATACATTAGACAACATTCTTGTATCGAAATTTTTCATTATCGATAACCCAGAAATAACTGTCATTAGATGAGTACGTACTGATAGCCAGTTTTAGGATAAGTTGCAATCATTCATGTTATATGCAACTAATACTGCCTTTATATGCAACTAATATCAGCCTTACTTGCAAACTGAGTTTCTGatttataaacatttaaatGGAGGGATTTTGTGATCCCAAATctgttgaattttctttttttcttattttacttATGAAGTACAAAGAATATTTCTCTTCTTAATGGAGTACTTCTAACTGAAGTTTGTGAAAAGTGGAGCAATTAAATTTTGGTGAATTCCTTTCTAGTTACTGGAAATCTTCACCTAGCCTGTATTTAGAAAGAATGTGAACTGGGACTTGTAATCCTTGTTGAACCCCCTGAGGAAGTTACTAGTTTAAAGGTTGAATTTTTAATAAGAGCTTCAAGGTTTCTACGCACTAAAAGTGAATTTTATATGGCCGAAATGTGAGGAAGAAAGGGTCTTTACCTGCAGTTGGTAGTCTCAGTAAAAAGGAGGAAGGTCTGGTCCCTTGACAGCTGAACCCCATTTGGAAATGCCAAACCATCCAAAACAATATGAGTTGTTTTAGTTGGAGGATCATATCTAAGAAGCCTACCAGTTGATTCTCCTTCCAGTAGTATAAAGAAATGATTCCTGCAATCAAACATAAATCTATTagtaatcaaagaaaaatatttactttcctaCCTACTTTcacacacaaacatatattTCTATGTATATACTTACACTCTGTTGTATCTCTTGCTGGTGTCTGTGAAGAAAATGGAACCATTACTATGAATGTCAAGGTCATTTGCAAAGAGTATAGGCTTCCCTTCCACATGAGTTGCTAATGGAGTGGCAAACCCTCCTTCAGGTCCAACAACCAGAAGGCCATAATATGAATCAGCAATATATAAATCTCCACTATGTTTGTCAAACCTCAGGCCAAGTGGTCTTCCGcattttttctctactttccatTGCTTCGCCGTGGTCGAGTCCACACCTTTTGCACAAACCTTCTCCGACCTTTTGAAGGAGGAATTTTAGTATAATTAGCATATAATTttgagattctttttttttccttgcttggTAAGTGCTTAAAGACATGTAATTTGATAGTTTGAACTTCGAACGTAGACCATGACCTTATAACAAATTAtactttcaaattttcaaccaaGCACCTTCTAAAAGATCAGCCAAATTCATTCATGTTGTTTGTTATTAACCATGAGTCATGTTTTTTCTGCATTATATAACTTTGAAATGAGCAACCAAATTCTtatgttactttgaagaaatagaTTTCTATCCGGTTCGAACCATGAAATTCATTGTCAAATTAGATATCTTGTTGTGTCATTTCTCATTGCAGGATAGCTAAAATAAATCTTTCCACCAAGAACCATttttaaaacccaaaaacaaaaaaaaaaaaaaaaaaaaaaaaaggttcattaAGAATGGAGTAGTACACACCAATTAGTAGTGACAAGGGCAAAAGTCTCCCAGCCAGCATCCTTGCCCATCCATCTGACAACGCGACCATCAGCTAACCCTGTGTAAGGGCCACGCCCCGAAGGATCAAACTCCAAAGACTCGGGCCCAAACACTTGGTCTGCAAACTCCAACTTCCCAAGTCCTAACCTGCTCTGATTGTCTCTTGGCCAATTCTCCATCACTTGCTTGTATGGAGCAACACTGTGCTTCACAGGCCTAAACTCATGCCCCCCAACTGGACTCATTTGAAATGGGTCCATGATTACAAAACCCATTATCAGAACCAGGAGGAGAAGTATTGGGTGCTGCAGAATTGCCTCATCTTTCAGTGGGTTTTTCTTCTccatgagagaaagagagagaagacagAATTGTATGTGTTATGGTAGAGAAGAAAGGTTcagttttggttttggttatggATTTGGATTTTTGATGGAGTTGGGGTGATAATGGA contains the following coding sequences:
- the LOC107422072 gene encoding protein STRICTOSIDINE SYNTHASE-LIKE 13, which encodes MEKKNPLKDEAILQHPILLLLVLIMGFVIMDPFQMSPVGGHEFRPVKHSVAPYKQVMENWPRDNQSRLGLGKLEFADQVFGPESLEFDPSGRGPYTGLADGRVVRWMGKDAGWETFALVTTNWSEKVCAKGVDSTTAKQWKVEKKCGRPLGLRFDKHSGDLYIADSYYGLLVVGPEGGFATPLATHVEGKPILFANDLDIHSNGSIFFTDTSKRYNRVNHFFILLEGESTGRLLRYDPPTKTTHIVLDGLAFPNGVQLSRDQTFLLFTETTNCRLMKYWLEGPKTGLVERVADLPGFPDNVRINEKGQFWVAIDCCRTAAQEVLSHNPWIKSIYFRLPIRMSLLARLMGMKMYTVISLFDEKGEILEVLEDRKGVVMKLVSEVREVKGKLWIGTVAHNHIATLPYP